From Candidatus Bathyarchaeia archaeon, the proteins below share one genomic window:
- a CDS encoding ROK family protein gives MKFIVGVDVGGTNVRVALGDDRGSIVSRLTERTDKSSGPEGVSRQIVRMIRTLVGSGELESIGVGSAGPLNLKDGSIVHSPNIGFDYIPLVRPLEEALGAPVYLGNDCVAGVVGEKEFGHGRNYMNLVYVTVSSGIGGGVFVDGHLLIGKDGNAHEIGHFTIDHAGRLVCGCGKRGHWEAYCGGANASNFIKLQLESKPSAEVEASVLYKSSGGEWSKLSSRDLFDAAKKGDKLALEIVKEMGRLNAIGFANVTNAYDPELITVGGAIALANPELILKPIKQQIAQHTLNRIPKIQLTKLGEDVVLYGALALPKYLPRKG, from the coding sequence ATGAAGTTTATCGTCGGTGTGGATGTAGGGGGAACCAACGTTAGAGTCGCGTTGGGAGATGATCGGGGGAGCATTGTTTCCCGTTTAACCGAGAGGACGGACAAGTCCTCTGGGCCTGAGGGGGTAAGCCGCCAGATCGTACGGATGATCCGAACCCTGGTGGGTTCAGGTGAGCTTGAAAGCATCGGCGTGGGGTCTGCTGGCCCCTTAAACTTGAAGGATGGCTCCATCGTTCACTCGCCGAACATCGGCTTCGATTATATCCCTCTGGTGAGGCCGTTGGAGGAAGCGTTGGGGGCTCCCGTTTACCTGGGCAACGACTGCGTCGCCGGCGTGGTGGGGGAGAAGGAGTTCGGTCACGGTAGAAATTACATGAACCTTGTTTATGTAACAGTTAGCTCAGGCATCGGTGGCGGTGTGTTCGTCGACGGTCACCTCTTGATCGGGAAGGATGGGAACGCCCATGAAATCGGGCATTTCACGATAGACCACGCGGGGAGGCTTGTCTGCGGCTGCGGTAAAAGAGGCCACTGGGAAGCCTACTGCGGAGGAGCCAACGCCTCAAACTTCATCAAGCTTCAACTGGAGTCTAAGCCCTCCGCCGAGGTTGAAGCCAGCGTTCTCTACAAGTCTTCGGGAGGAGAGTGGAGTAAACTCTCCTCCCGGGATCTATTCGACGCGGCGAAGAAAGGGGATAAGCTCGCCTTAGAAATCGTCAAGGAAATGGGCAGGCTGAACGCCATAGGCTTCGCCAACGTCACCAACGCCTACGACCCCGAGCTCATCACCGTAGGTGGCGCCATAGCCCTCGCGAACCCAGAGTTAATCCTTAAACCCATCAAACAACAAATAGCCCAGCACACCTTGAACAGGATCCCTAAAATCCAGTTAACCAAGCTTGGAGAGGACGTCGTCCTCTACGGCGCCTTAGCCTTACCTAAATACCTTCCGCGAAAGGGTTAA
- a CDS encoding DUF790 family protein — protein MLPSSLLMTKTRRGVITPVYAELTEENINVAKRLIQAYESHIGVKKGVLKDYVSELEDLGYDYRYVRGLSILLDRRSVFRFRVESNPADIRRRVFELVGEDGVPTNLDARKTILEKTASKLGIRVEEVESLLYADLEDELFLEDFKPLEAGKLVKWYNLALTQTLLFYSTEVKFTALGNWQRIFREVKRLGLIYDVWEEGGKRCWVKVDGPLSLFKLNRRYGTALARLLPIVVKGGDWVLEAKVLRSGFDGHSRLLDFRIEEWKHGKLLEAEDQLESVTAYDSGVERDFALRFEALNTGWKMRREPEPIPAGGAVIIPDFSFEKGGSKVYMEVVGFWTSEYLKRKIEKLGMLKDLEMIVAVDEELACHRVDRLKGAFDVVYFKGKIPLKPVLAHLKGVEERLKSRETREISEKTILENLNKPVVGLDELAERIGVMEEALKEFLRDKRILGYRVLPGLLVREETLREIDLSLKRRLTEGTLSLSEASKIIEKLGGVKPIMLLEALGYGVKWRGIDPSAAEVKAK, from the coding sequence TTGCTGCCCAGCAGTCTCCTTATGACCAAGACGAGAAGAGGCGTCATCACCCCCGTTTACGCCGAGTTGACGGAGGAGAACATAAACGTCGCCAAGAGGCTTATCCAAGCCTATGAAAGTCACATAGGGGTTAAGAAAGGCGTTTTAAAGGATTATGTTTCGGAGCTGGAGGACCTAGGCTACGATTACCGATATGTTAGAGGACTATCCATCCTACTGGACAGAAGAAGCGTGTTCCGATTCAGAGTAGAGTCCAACCCTGCGGATATTAGACGCAGAGTATTCGAATTAGTCGGTGAAGATGGCGTACCAACAAACCTAGACGCGAGAAAGACCATACTGGAAAAGACGGCGTCGAAGCTTGGGATACGAGTCGAAGAAGTGGAGAGCCTCCTCTACGCGGACTTAGAGGATGAGCTCTTCCTAGAGGATTTCAAACCACTAGAAGCGGGGAAGCTGGTTAAATGGTATAACCTAGCGCTTACCCAAACCCTCCTCTTCTACTCAACAGAGGTTAAGTTCACGGCCCTGGGAAACTGGCAACGGATCTTCCGCGAAGTGAAGAGGTTGGGATTAATCTACGATGTCTGGGAGGAGGGAGGAAAACGATGCTGGGTTAAAGTGGACGGCCCATTATCCCTGTTCAAGCTTAACCGAAGATACGGCACCGCCCTAGCTAGGCTGCTCCCCATAGTGGTGAAGGGAGGCGATTGGGTGTTGGAGGCCAAGGTTCTTAGAAGCGGATTTGACGGGCATAGTAGGCTTTTAGACTTCAGGATCGAGGAGTGGAAGCATGGAAAGCTTCTAGAGGCTGAGGATCAGCTTGAAAGCGTAACCGCCTACGATAGCGGGGTTGAGAGAGATTTCGCTCTCCGCTTCGAAGCGCTGAACACCGGTTGGAAGATGAGGAGGGAGCCTGAACCCATACCTGCAGGTGGAGCCGTCATCATACCCGACTTCAGCTTCGAGAAAGGGGGAAGCAAGGTATACATGGAGGTCGTGGGCTTTTGGACATCGGAATACTTGAAACGGAAAATCGAGAAACTGGGGATGCTTAAGGACCTTGAAATGATCGTAGCCGTCGACGAGGAGTTGGCATGCCATAGAGTAGACAGGTTGAAAGGAGCCTTCGACGTGGTCTATTTTAAGGGCAAGATACCGTTAAAGCCGGTACTCGCGCATTTAAAAGGGGTTGAGGAGAGGCTGAAGAGTAGAGAAACGAGGGAAATCTCGGAGAAAACCATACTGGAGAACCTGAATAAACCGGTAGTAGGCTTAGATGAGCTGGCTGAGAGGATAGGCGTGATGGAAGAAGCCCTGAAAGAATTCTTAAGAGACAAAAGAATCCTGGGATACAGGGTTTTACCCGGCTTGCTTGTCCGAGAAGAAACATTAAGGGAAATAGACCTCTCACTCAAACGAAGGCTGACTGAGGGAACGCTCAGCTTGAGCGAAGCCTCTAAAATTATCGAAAAACTAGGAGGAGTGAAACCAATCATGTTGTTGGAAGCCCTAGGATACGGGGTTAAATGGCGTGGAATAGACCCCAGTGCGGCCGAGGTGAAAGCGAAATAG
- a CDS encoding dihydromethanopterin reductase (acceptor): protein MRMSPPIGWGITGAGHFLKETFEVMNEAVKGGFKITAYLTAAGEQVVKIYGLWNHLKEISDGSYLQEILVESEEGSSSPRAGRLLRGTYKAFIVSPASGNTVAKVVHGVADTLVTNAVAQAQKGGTPIYMVPTDQRGFIETTLPYRVDRNVCKLCKPCPVISICPQNAVKVLDGFPSINLSLCQGCKLCIDACVYGAVKHGEKVKLRVREIDVENVERLKKMDGITVLEHPRQIRDVLRKL, encoded by the coding sequence ATGAGGATGTCTCCGCCGATCGGCTGGGGAATAACGGGCGCAGGGCATTTCCTGAAGGAAACGTTCGAGGTCATGAATGAAGCGGTTAAGGGTGGGTTTAAAATTACAGCGTATCTCACGGCGGCGGGGGAGCAGGTCGTTAAAATATACGGGTTATGGAACCATCTAAAAGAAATATCAGACGGAAGTTATCTTCAGGAAATTTTGGTTGAAAGCGAGGAGGGGTCGAGTTCTCCTCGAGCTGGAAGGCTTCTAAGGGGGACGTATAAGGCTTTCATCGTTTCACCAGCCTCAGGGAACACGGTCGCCAAAGTTGTTCACGGCGTAGCGGATACCTTAGTGACGAACGCAGTCGCTCAGGCTCAGAAGGGAGGAACCCCCATATACATGGTGCCGACAGATCAGCGAGGTTTTATTGAAACCACACTGCCTTACCGCGTTGATAGAAACGTTTGTAAACTCTGTAAGCCATGTCCTGTTATTAGCATATGTCCTCAAAACGCTGTAAAGGTTCTGGACGGCTTTCCCAGCATAAACCTGTCTTTATGTCAAGGTTGTAAGCTATGCATCGACGCATGCGTCTACGGCGCGGTTAAACATGGAGAGAAGGTTAAGTTGAGAGTTAGAGAAATCGATGTTGAAAACGTTGAGCGGCTGAAGAAAATGGATGGGATAACCGTCTTGGAGCATCCGAGACAGATTAGAGATGTGTTGAGAAAACTTTAG
- a CDS encoding DEAD/DEAH box helicase family protein gives MGMDRVFLEYDGGSVLIRGAVGTPYGRWDPRVNAYRAMGLHYRDIVEYLRRSDLKFEDLVLDPPPCPTLSCKVNLRSYQRESLEAWFRAGRRGVIVLPTGAGKTIIAFEAIRLLGTPTLIVVPTLDLLEQWRSRLAESFKVEVGVYGGGEETLKCLTVATYDSAYMKGETLGNKFMFIVFDEVHHLPAPSYSQIGEMYVAPYRMGLTATPEREDGLHGELPRLVGDVVYRVGVEALVGRHLAPYRHEKVFVDLTPEEQRLYEEQLEVFRSYLRRRGLTLRSVEDFQRFIMRSGGDPEAREALLARNRAVKIALNSEAKINLLEDLLEKYKGEKVLIFTLHNQLVYRISRRFLIPAITHQTAKDERKEILERFRKGAYRAIVTSQVLDEGIDVPDASIGIIISGTGSIREYIQRLGRLLRKVEGKEAKLVEIVSKGTVETRISWRRRDRPLEV, from the coding sequence ATGGGCATGGATCGAGTCTTCCTCGAGTATGATGGAGGCAGCGTACTTATTCGCGGAGCGGTGGGAACGCCCTATGGTAGATGGGACCCGAGAGTTAACGCCTATAGGGCCATGGGCCTCCATTACCGAGATATCGTCGAGTATCTTAGGCGGAGTGACTTAAAGTTTGAGGACTTGGTCCTAGACCCGCCTCCATGCCCTACGCTTTCATGCAAGGTTAATCTGAGGTCTTATCAGAGGGAGAGCTTGGAGGCTTGGTTTAGGGCTGGTAGGAGGGGCGTAATCGTTCTGCCCACCGGGGCTGGTAAAACGATCATAGCCTTTGAGGCTATCAGGCTGCTGGGCACGCCTACGCTGATCGTTGTTCCAACTTTAGATTTGTTAGAGCAGTGGCGGAGTCGATTAGCGGAGAGCTTCAAGGTTGAAGTGGGCGTTTACGGCGGAGGGGAAGAAACCTTAAAATGCTTGACAGTAGCCACCTACGATTCCGCTTACATGAAGGGAGAAACCCTCGGTAACAAATTCATGTTCATCGTCTTCGACGAGGTGCATCATCTGCCCGCGCCGAGCTACAGCCAGATCGGGGAAATGTACGTTGCCCCCTACAGGATGGGTTTAACAGCTACCCCTGAGAGGGAGGATGGATTGCACGGTGAGCTGCCCCGCCTCGTCGGCGACGTGGTTTACAGGGTTGGAGTCGAGGCCCTCGTCGGCAGACATCTAGCCCCTTACAGGCATGAAAAGGTGTTCGTGGACTTAACACCTGAGGAGCAGAGGCTGTACGAGGAGCAGCTTGAAGTGTTCAGAAGCTATTTGAGGAGGAGGGGGTTAACCCTCAGGTCGGTTGAAGACTTTCAAAGGTTCATCATGCGGTCCGGCGGGGATCCTGAGGCTAGGGAAGCCCTCCTCGCCAGGAATAGGGCGGTTAAGATCGCTTTAAACTCGGAGGCGAAGATAAACCTTCTAGAAGATCTCCTGGAGAAATATAAAGGGGAGAAGGTTCTAATATTCACCCTGCACAACCAGCTCGTGTACAGGATTAGTAGAAGGTTTCTGATCCCAGCGATAACCCATCAGACGGCGAAGGATGAGCGGAAGGAAATCCTCGAACGGTTCCGAAAGGGAGCCTACAGGGCGATCGTGACCTCCCAGGTGCTGGATGAGGGAATTGACGTTCCAGACGCCTCAATCGGCATAATCATAAGCGGTACAGGAAGCATAAGGGAGTACATTCAACGCCTAGGGAGACTTCTCAGAAAAGTTGAGGGAAAAGAAGCTAAACTCGTGGAAATAGTCTCAAAGGGAACCGTTGAAACCAGGATCAGCTGGAGGAGAAGGGATAGGCCCTTAGAGGTTTAA
- a CDS encoding SagB/ThcOx family dehydrogenase, which produces MRVERKRVLAMAVIVILAVFIIFAVYSSLRHASSPIPLTEAGYVSLPPPDTVGSMSVEEAISKRRSIRNYADEPLTVHHLSQLLWSAQGITDPGQGLRAAPSAGATYPLEVYIVVGLGGVEGLDPGVYRYDPRRHCLTLIAQGDLRENLSNAALNQKWIAEAPVDLVIAAEYERTTGRYGDRGVRYVHMEAGHVAENIYLQATALRLGVVTVGAFDDEAVQRLLSLPSSHKPLYIIPVGHPRL; this is translated from the coding sequence ATGCGGGTCGAGAGAAAGCGTGTTTTGGCCATGGCCGTAATTGTGATCTTAGCCGTGTTCATCATTTTCGCCGTATATTCAAGTTTGAGGCATGCATCCTCCCCCATCCCGCTCACCGAGGCTGGGTACGTTAGCCTTCCTCCCCCAGACACTGTGGGCTCTATGTCCGTTGAGGAGGCCATATCTAAAAGGCGGTCCATTAGAAACTACGCGGACGAGCCGTTAACGGTTCACCACCTCTCCCAACTCCTTTGGTCCGCGCAGGGCATAACTGATCCCGGTCAGGGGCTTAGAGCCGCTCCCAGCGCGGGCGCCACTTATCCGTTAGAGGTTTACATCGTGGTGGGCTTGGGCGGCGTGGAGGGCTTAGATCCGGGAGTATACCGTTACGATCCCCGTCGACACTGCTTGACGCTTATCGCCCAAGGGGATCTGAGAGAGAACCTGTCTAATGCCGCGTTAAACCAGAAATGGATCGCCGAGGCGCCTGTCGACTTGGTGATAGCCGCCGAATACGAGAGGACGACGGGCAGGTATGGGGATCGAGGCGTAAGATATGTTCACATGGAGGCGGGCCATGTAGCTGAAAACATATATCTTCAAGCTACAGCCCTCCGCCTCGGCGTTGTGACCGTAGGAGCCTTCGACGACGAAGCTGTTCAAAGATTGCTGAGTCTTCCGTCAAGTCACAAGCCCCTATACATAATCCCAGTCGGCCATCCTAGGCTCTGA
- a CDS encoding NAD(P)/FAD-dependent oxidoreductase has protein sequence MEEYDVVVVGGGVAGSVAARFAAENGFKTLLLEKYKTPRNKPCSGIQFQYFEKLIGEKIPRGKLCDNELFKVEIITPKDNVLKGKMRMLNFWRSTFDSWLNSLAADAGADFRDNASLIDFVEDGDRVIVKVALENARRKVKAHYLIGADGMLSKVRGILRPQDFDKKSSGATVNYYFVGEAGLDPNTLYMFYKREFCPLMFAWVYLKDDMWVIGTGAKENPLEYAERFFKHVKEKYGLRGEIVRKEGFSSTLKSTVHLGEGRVILTGDAAGLVDLYRGVGMDNAALSGRLAVKAIAKSEETGLDPAKTYGGLMKKVVEKVEENAKKQARRLSSNSELEKSLSPLNLLKGGLHMLVANQINKVLPPEKLIFLPP, from the coding sequence ATGGAAGAGTATGATGTGGTTGTTGTGGGCGGTGGGGTTGCGGGCTCTGTTGCCGCAAGGTTCGCCGCGGAGAATGGTTTTAAAACCTTGTTGCTTGAGAAGTACAAGACTCCTAGGAATAAGCCATGCTCCGGGATCCAGTTTCAGTATTTTGAGAAGCTTATAGGGGAAAAGATACCGCGAGGGAAACTTTGCGATAACGAGCTTTTTAAGGTTGAGATAATCACTCCGAAGGATAATGTTTTAAAGGGCAAAATGAGGATGCTGAACTTTTGGAGATCCACTTTTGATAGCTGGCTTAACTCTCTGGCAGCGGACGCCGGCGCGGACTTCCGCGACAACGCTTCACTGATCGACTTCGTTGAGGACGGGGACAGAGTTATCGTTAAAGTGGCTTTGGAAAATGCGCGAAGGAAGGTTAAGGCCCACTATCTCATCGGCGCCGATGGAATGCTCTCAAAGGTTAGGGGGATACTGCGGCCGCAAGACTTCGATAAAAAGTCTTCAGGAGCTACTGTAAACTACTATTTCGTCGGAGAAGCAGGCCTAGACCCTAACACGCTCTACATGTTTTATAAGAGAGAGTTTTGCCCCCTTATGTTCGCTTGGGTTTACCTGAAAGATGACATGTGGGTGATAGGCACCGGCGCGAAGGAAAACCCTTTAGAATACGCGGAAAGGTTCTTCAAACATGTTAAGGAGAAATACGGGCTTCGCGGTGAGATTGTTAGAAAAGAAGGCTTCTCCTCAACCTTGAAAAGCACCGTGCACCTAGGAGAGGGTAGAGTGATACTGACCGGAGACGCCGCGGGCCTAGTGGACTTGTATCGAGGTGTAGGAATGGACAACGCAGCCCTCAGCGGACGCTTAGCTGTGAAAGCCATAGCGAAGTCTGAGGAAACGGGGTTAGATCCCGCGAAAACGTATGGTGGCTTGATGAAAAAAGTTGTTGAAAAGGTGGAGGAAAACGCGAAGAAGCAGGCGAGAAGGCTTTCATCAAACAGTGAGCTGGAAAAGAGCCTGTCGCCGCTGAACCTGCTTAAGGGGGGCTTACACATGCTCGTAGCGAATCAAATAAACAAAGTGTTGCCGCCGGAAAAACTAATATTTCTCCCACCGTGA
- a CDS encoding DNA-binding protein, which translates to MKPFSFGEGRIKRAVLVKVEPGNDLHTCLREAVSKLGIKAGLIVSGVGSLKKARLRNLERFPDEYPIRDEHRAFTTVEGPLEILSLEGNILERSDGELTVHAHITLSKVEDGGPKVLGGHLVEGNETYVMVEIALAELEGVKAVRAIHPETKGWELQLNGS; encoded by the coding sequence GTGAAACCCTTTAGCTTCGGCGAAGGACGCATTAAACGCGCTGTGCTTGTGAAGGTTGAGCCTGGAAACGACCTCCACACCTGCCTCAGGGAAGCCGTTTCAAAGCTGGGGATAAAGGCCGGCTTAATCGTTTCAGGAGTTGGAAGCTTGAAGAAGGCTCGGTTAAGGAATCTGGAAAGGTTTCCTGACGAATACCCGATAAGGGATGAGCATAGAGCGTTCACCACGGTCGAGGGCCCTCTGGAAATCCTCTCCTTAGAAGGAAACATATTGGAGAGAAGCGACGGAGAACTAACCGTACACGCCCACATAACCCTCTCCAAGGTTGAAGACGGGGGCCCTAAGGTCTTAGGCGGACATCTGGTCGAGGGGAATGAAACCTACGTCATGGTGGAGATAGCGTTGGCGGAGCTGGAGGGAGTAAAGGCGGTTAGGGCTATACACCCTGAGACGAAGGGGTGGGAGCTTCAACTCAACGGCAGCTAA
- a CDS encoding DUF4332 domain-containing protein produces the protein MPKIEEIEGIGPTYAKKLVEAGIKTTEALLEAGSTRKGRETLANKTGISEKLILEWVNLSDLFRIKGIGEEYSDLLEEAGVDSVVELSKRVAENLHAKLLEVNEKKKLVRRPPALSEVKRWIQQAKKLPRKIEY, from the coding sequence ATGCCTAAAATCGAGGAGATTGAGGGAATAGGTCCAACATACGCTAAGAAACTGGTTGAAGCTGGAATTAAAACGACTGAAGCTCTCCTTGAAGCTGGCTCAACACGCAAAGGGCGAGAAACCCTCGCCAACAAGACGGGTATCTCGGAAAAGCTGATCCTAGAATGGGTTAACCTATCTGATCTTTTCAGAATTAAAGGCATAGGAGAAGAATATTCAGACCTTCTAGAGGAAGCTGGAGTAGACTCGGTGGTCGAGCTTTCAAAAAGAGTTGCGGAAAACCTACACGCCAAGCTCCTTGAAGTCAACGAGAAAAAGAAATTAGTGCGAAGACCTCCAGCCTTAAGCGAAGTCAAACGTTGGATCCAACAAGCGAAGAAGCTTCCAAGAAAGATCGAATACTAA
- a CDS encoding 3-hydroxyacyl-CoA dehydrogenase NAD-binding domain-containing protein: MFRKVACVGAGLIGRGWAITFSTKGLRVSLYDADSRRLADSMSQIETRLRFLSKHGWIPARRVREALKNIGVEESLGEAVQNVDYVQESVFENLELKRKVFREIERHVPENTVMASSSSSLTATSIQKGMAHPERCLVVHPWNPPYLIPLVEIVPGGETSRETVEETFRFMRSLDKEPIILRKEAPGHVANRLQAALLREALNIVDKGVASVLDVDRAVTHGPGLRWAVAGPFLTLHLAGGEGGLRGAMKHLGPSYERRWRTLAHWTHVPEKAVEEAASSIEKHVKSTSMKEAEEKRDQRLLKLLKVLKYSQSRYVKNHPQEV; the protein is encoded by the coding sequence ATGTTTAGAAAGGTGGCATGCGTAGGGGCTGGGTTGATCGGTCGAGGATGGGCCATCACGTTTTCGACTAAGGGCCTTCGAGTGAGCCTATACGACGCGGACAGTAGACGCTTAGCCGACTCAATGAGTCAAATCGAGACACGGCTTAGATTTCTATCAAAGCATGGATGGATTCCCGCAAGGCGGGTAAGGGAGGCGCTTAAAAATATAGGTGTTGAAGAAAGTCTAGGGGAAGCCGTTCAAAATGTGGATTACGTGCAGGAATCCGTGTTCGAAAACCTCGAGTTAAAGAGGAAAGTGTTTAGGGAAATTGAGCGACACGTCCCGGAAAACACCGTGATGGCCAGCAGCTCCTCCAGCCTTACAGCGACTTCCATCCAAAAGGGCATGGCTCACCCTGAGCGATGCCTCGTCGTCCATCCGTGGAATCCTCCATACCTTATCCCCTTGGTGGAGATTGTTCCAGGCGGGGAAACAAGCCGAGAAACCGTTGAAGAAACCTTTCGGTTTATGCGTAGCCTAGACAAGGAGCCGATCATCCTCAGGAAAGAGGCTCCGGGGCATGTAGCGAACCGGTTACAGGCCGCGTTGCTGAGGGAGGCGTTAAACATAGTGGATAAAGGTGTAGCAAGCGTCCTAGACGTGGATAGGGCCGTCACCCATGGGCCGGGGTTAAGATGGGCCGTAGCAGGCCCCTTCCTAACCCTCCACCTCGCCGGAGGGGAAGGGGGCTTAAGAGGAGCCATGAAACATTTAGGCCCTTCCTACGAGCGGAGGTGGAGAACCCTAGCCCATTGGACCCATGTACCTGAAAAAGCGGTGGAGGAAGCCGCGTCAAGCATAGAAAAACATGTAAAATCCACGTCCATGAAGGAAGCTGAGGAGAAGAGGGATCAAAGGCTACTGAAGCTTTTGAAAGTCCTCAAATATAGCCAGAGCCGCTACGTGAAGAATCACCCCCAAGAGGTTTAG
- a CDS encoding SPFH domain-containing protein: MRILAFDIPKQRVITKDNVSVDVDAAVYYGVFDPAKAVIQVENYLQATNLLSQTTLRDVLGQVKLDDLLTKREELSKRIGEILHVYTDPWGVKVTAVAIKDVSIDSIEHSSIPVVSFVYPEGAKAGSAGTVILMASHLAAMAPHTVIGSA; encoded by the coding sequence TTGAGGATCCTCGCCTTCGACATCCCTAAACAAAGGGTGATAACCAAGGATAACGTCAGCGTAGACGTGGACGCAGCCGTATACTACGGGGTTTTCGACCCAGCCAAGGCCGTGATACAAGTGGAGAACTATCTCCAAGCGACAAACCTCCTCTCCCAGACGACCCTCAGAGACGTTTTAGGCCAAGTGAAGCTGGACGACCTACTGACCAAGAGGGAGGAGCTCAGTAAGAGGATCGGTGAAATACTCCACGTCTACACGGATCCCTGGGGGGTGAAGGTCACCGCCGTGGCCATCAAGGACGTAAGCATCGACTCCATAGAGCACTCCAGCATCCCAGTAGTCTCATTCGTCTATCCTGAAGGGGCGAAGGCAGGGTCCGCGGGCACCGTAATATTGATGGCGTCCCATTTAGCGGCCATGGCCCCTCACACCGTCATCGGCTCAGCTTAA
- a CDS encoding MscL family protein, with protein sequence MPKEIDEKILEELQKIREAVTPKPPPPAPKGFKEEFMAFLNEYSIIGLAIAFIIGGAAGALVSALVGDLLMPVITFFIPGGAWRTATLTIGPIVLGIGDFIGKLVDFLIIALVVYFLMKQLTKTGLIKT encoded by the coding sequence ATGCCTAAAGAAATTGATGAAAAAATTCTAGAAGAGTTGCAGAAAATCAGGGAAGCCGTTACACCTAAGCCTCCCCCACCAGCTCCGAAAGGATTTAAAGAAGAGTTCATGGCATTCCTCAACGAGTACAGCATCATCGGGCTTGCCATAGCCTTCATCATAGGTGGAGCCGCAGGCGCCCTCGTATCAGCGCTAGTCGGTGACCTTCTCATGCCCGTTATCACCTTCTTCATACCAGGAGGAGCATGGCGCACCGCTACATTAACCATCGGCCCAATAGTGCTGGGGATCGGAGACTTCATCGGCAAACTTGTAGACTTTCTCATCATCGCGTTGGTTGTCTACTTCCTGATGAAGCAACTTACAAAAACAGGACTGATTAAGACGTAA